A single genomic interval of Melitaea cinxia chromosome 18, ilMelCinx1.1, whole genome shotgun sequence harbors:
- the LOC123662437 gene encoding uncharacterized protein LOC123662437: MEIEKLWSNVKTTIVDIILTELSPIREEIAAFKQSISFMSSQYESLCKKIDMMDSEVKTLQATKTAVGEIKSSIIELESQVNNREQWARRSNVEIYGVPERKGENLMHILECVSKRIDFPLDISRDVDFVTRVASKNSDSKRTKPIIVRFLARYKKDDFLSLARKFKFSANDLGFKDDNSKIFFNDHLTSVNKSLLQRVKVRAKENKYLYTWVKNCAIMVRRTDTSPIIHISSVSDLNKIK; encoded by the coding sequence ATGGAGATCGAAAAACTGTGGTCCAATGTAAAGACCACTATTGtcgatattattttaactgaacTATCGCCAATTAGGGAAGAAATTGCTGCCTTTAAACAAAGCATATCATTCATGAGTAGCCAGTACGAGAgtttatgcaaaaaaatcgaTATGATGGATAGTGAAGTCAAAACACTCCAGGCAACCAAGACGGCTGTTGGCGAGATAAAGAGCAGTATTATTGAGCTGGAGTCTCAAGTGAATAACCGTGAGCAGTGGGCTAGACGATCCAATGTCGAGATCTACGGTGTACCGGAAAGAAAAGGCGAAAATTTAATGCATATTTTGGAGTGTGTTTCTAAGCGAATTGATTTCCCTCTTGATATCAGCCGCGATGTGGACTTCGTAACTCGTGTGGCATCCAAGAACAGCGACTCTAAAAGAACCAAACCTATAATAGTGCGATTTTTGGCGCGCTATAAAAAGGACGATTTCTTGAGTTTGGCGAGAAAGTTTAAATTTAGCGCTAACGATCTTGGCTTTAAGGATGACaactctaaaatatttttcaacgatcACCTAACGAGTGTTAACAAGTCTCTTTTACAGCGAGTTAAAGTAAGGGCTAAAGAAAACAAGTACTTGTATACATGGGTTAAGAACTGTGCTATTATGGTGCGCCGAACAGATACTAGTCCTATCATACATATTTCGAGCGTTTcggatttaaacaaaataaagtaa